A single region of the Acidobacteriota bacterium genome encodes:
- a CDS encoding DUF885 family protein, translating to MPRRSRASLIAGLVLAVAVAGCAPAAGPAAGTGAGLDPAFEAFIDKYLREVRGVGGDLPSDMSEAAFAQSLETQKRLLGELEAFDASKLTVEQTTDHRFLLGILRSNIREAETVQRWRQDPRRYVETNPITFKMQGDHRHPEERGRALVNDMKTLQARIRNGKINLTQYIPQWLQYANARIDGSILHFQDSIPTFAARLSPDLRGELLAETERAIEALRGFRTFVNDEWTKRPEGDFRIGADLYNYLHEHRHQLPASELGLRTIARGSANFTRVPEYHDWGWKQYQIVERALEAKAAEIDPSTPWLQQIKRMKRNHPFAEQLVYEGMKVARLSRDWTIKNDLVTIPWEDDDHIMVASDPSLSASQWWGFGPGYLPAGHQSKKMAWPIIPIHPDWSDDVAEENLTEKDWSFMYAIGPHEAYPGHHLMRLYRHRNPRKLRVYESSYSDQGWCYYVEWELTPDPDYGYFPKDKQDLYSLEVLRLKLWRMGRVIIDSGLHTGRMSWEDAVKVESERTGFVRRGAEINIDGIMGGGTGTAAPTVGYFQWMQLRDDYFNKMRELDQKGTLKDFHDRVYNIGFIPVTLVRDELFQQLDREFGPPAPRG from the coding sequence ATGCCACGTCGATCGAGAGCGTCGTTGATTGCAGGGCTCGTGCTGGCGGTCGCGGTCGCCGGCTGCGCGCCGGCCGCGGGGCCGGCGGCCGGGACGGGCGCGGGCCTCGACCCCGCCTTCGAGGCGTTCATCGACAAGTACCTGCGCGAGGTGCGCGGCGTCGGCGGCGACCTGCCCTCCGACATGAGCGAGGCGGCGTTTGCGCAGAGCCTCGAGACGCAGAAGCGGCTGCTCGGTGAGCTCGAGGCGTTCGACGCGTCGAAGCTCACCGTCGAGCAGACGACCGACCATCGGTTCCTGCTCGGCATCCTGCGGTCGAACATCCGCGAGGCCGAGACCGTGCAGCGCTGGCGGCAGGACCCGCGCCGCTACGTCGAGACCAACCCGATCACCTTCAAGATGCAGGGCGACCACCGGCATCCGGAGGAGCGGGGCCGCGCGCTCGTCAACGACATGAAGACGCTGCAGGCCCGCATTCGCAACGGGAAGATCAACCTGACGCAGTACATCCCGCAGTGGCTGCAGTACGCCAACGCGCGCATCGACGGCTCGATCCTGCACTTCCAGGACTCGATTCCGACCTTCGCCGCCCGTCTCAGCCCCGACCTGCGCGGCGAGCTGCTCGCCGAGACCGAACGGGCCATCGAGGCCCTGCGCGGCTTCCGGACCTTCGTCAACGACGAGTGGACCAAGCGGCCCGAGGGCGACTTCCGGATTGGCGCCGACCTCTACAACTACCTCCACGAGCACCGGCACCAGCTTCCGGCCTCGGAGCTGGGGCTGCGCACGATTGCCAGGGGCTCGGCGAACTTCACGCGCGTGCCCGAGTACCACGACTGGGGCTGGAAGCAGTACCAGATCGTCGAGAGGGCGCTCGAGGCGAAGGCGGCCGAGATCGACCCGTCGACCCCGTGGCTCCAGCAGATCAAGCGCATGAAGCGCAACCACCCGTTTGCCGAGCAACTGGTGTACGAGGGCATGAAGGTCGCGCGGCTGTCGCGCGACTGGACGATCAAGAACGACCTCGTGACGATTCCCTGGGAAGACGACGACCACATCATGGTGGCGTCCGATCCGAGCCTGTCGGCGTCGCAGTGGTGGGGCTTCGGGCCCGGCTACCTGCCGGCGGGGCACCAGTCGAAGAAGATGGCCTGGCCGATCATCCCGATTCATCCCGACTGGTCGGATGACGTGGCCGAGGAGAACCTGACCGAGAAGGACTGGAGCTTCATGTACGCGATCGGCCCGCACGAGGCCTATCCCGGGCACCACCTGATGCGGCTCTACCGCCACCGGAACCCCCGCAAGCTGCGGGTGTACGAGTCGAGCTACTCCGACCAGGGCTGGTGCTACTACGTGGAATGGGAGCTCACGCCCGATCCCGACTACGGGTACTTCCCGAAGGACAAGCAGGATCTCTACAGCCTCGAGGTGCTGCGCCTCAAGCTCTGGCGCATGGGGCGCGTCATCATCGACTCGGGGCTGCACACCGGGCGCATGAGCTGGGAGGACGCGGTCAAGGTCGAGTCGGAACGCACGGGCTTCGTCCGGCGCGGGGCGGAGATCAACATCGACGGCATCATGGGCGGCGGCACGGGCACGGCGGCGCCCACGGTGGGCTACTTCCAGTGGATGCAGCTGCGCGACGACTACTTCAACAAGATGCGCGAGCTCGACCAGAAGGGCACGCTGAAGGACTTTCACGATCGGGTCTACAACATCGGGTTCATTCCGGTCACGCTGGTGCGCGACGAGCTCTTCCAGCAGCTCGACCGCGAGTTCGGGCCTCCGGCCCCGCGCGGCTGA
- a CDS encoding PQQ-binding-like beta-propeller repeat protein, with amino-acid sequence MTTNARPRFVRVLTALGIAAALAGAWHGVSVVRAQPTPAERLPPPPRRGPAPPLVAVDAEAIARGARAYQEQCALCHGEGGRGDGPAAAGLSARPADQTSLRYMDGLTDADLAAKIQAGGFQMPAFPHVRGQALVDLVAFTRSLSRPGLKGVELHALAQGEVEGFEPVTQERLDDPPPEDWLNFRRTHDAWAFSPLADITRDNVATLRLAWSRAMEPGGQYSTPLVHRGAMYLAHPGDVIQALDATDGDLIWEWRWEPPAARADAAPRAPAGAAGRARYRSVRNIAILGDRLFHFTRDNHLVALDARTGVQAWAVPEAGRGIGHMAGPMVADGKIVSGRSCAATGGPEICYIAAHAPDDGRELWRVRLIPRPGEPGDETWGGLPYEQRLHVGAWGTGSYDPALKLVYWGTSVPAPSLEGLRGTPGQDVLFSNATLAIDVETGRVKWYYQHLPRDNWDLDHVFERVLVDTAVAPDPAEVRWINPALTPGETRRVVTGIPGKTGIVYTLDRETGEFLWARETIHQNVVRDIDPATGRVTIDESRIVGPFEEQLVCPSLGGGKDWPTGAYSPLTGLMYQPQQNMCMLLTGNTDRPMPADGYATSWVMVDDPKATPGMIGRVDAISASTGRTAWVYEQRAGMIGSLLAVAGGVVFGGDVNRRFYGFDDTTGEVLWETALSGPPTGHPISYAVDGRQYLAIPAGGDTASPEKRVLSLHPEIKPPQGQNAIFVFALPDAPPAPPPGVPAWAWALVGGLAGGIGGVWVARRGRRTT; translated from the coding sequence ATGACGACGAACGCCCGGCCGAGATTCGTGCGCGTCCTGACCGCCCTGGGGATAGCGGCGGCGCTGGCGGGTGCCTGGCACGGCGTGTCGGTCGTGCGGGCCCAGCCGACGCCGGCCGAGCGGCTGCCTCCGCCGCCGCGGCGGGGCCCGGCGCCGCCGCTCGTCGCCGTCGACGCCGAGGCGATCGCGCGCGGCGCGCGGGCGTACCAGGAGCAATGCGCGCTCTGCCACGGCGAGGGCGGGCGTGGCGACGGTCCCGCGGCGGCCGGCCTCTCGGCCCGGCCGGCCGACCAGACGTCGCTGCGCTACATGGACGGGCTCACCGACGCCGACCTCGCGGCGAAGATTCAGGCGGGCGGCTTTCAGATGCCCGCGTTCCCGCACGTCCGCGGGCAGGCGCTCGTGGATCTGGTCGCGTTCACGCGGAGCCTGAGCCGGCCCGGCCTCAAGGGCGTCGAGCTCCACGCGCTGGCGCAGGGCGAGGTCGAGGGCTTCGAGCCGGTCACGCAGGAGAGGCTCGACGATCCGCCGCCCGAGGACTGGCTCAACTTCCGGCGCACGCACGATGCCTGGGCCTTCAGCCCGCTCGCCGACATCACGCGCGACAACGTGGCGACGCTCCGGCTGGCGTGGTCGCGCGCGATGGAGCCCGGCGGCCAGTACAGCACGCCGCTCGTGCACCGCGGCGCGATGTACCTGGCGCACCCGGGCGACGTGATCCAGGCGCTCGACGCAACAGACGGCGATCTGATCTGGGAGTGGCGCTGGGAGCCGCCCGCCGCGCGGGCCGACGCCGCGCCGAGGGCACCGGCCGGGGCGGCCGGACGCGCCCGCTACCGCAGCGTGCGCAACATCGCCATCCTCGGCGATCGGCTCTTCCACTTCACGCGCGACAACCACCTCGTGGCGCTCGACGCGCGAACCGGCGTGCAGGCGTGGGCGGTGCCCGAGGCGGGTCGCGGCATCGGCCACATGGCCGGGCCGATGGTCGCCGACGGGAAGATCGTGAGCGGCCGGTCGTGCGCCGCGACGGGCGGCCCCGAGATCTGCTACATCGCGGCGCATGCGCCCGACGACGGGCGCGAGCTGTGGCGCGTGCGGCTCATCCCGCGCCCGGGCGAACCGGGCGACGAGACGTGGGGCGGCCTGCCCTACGAGCAGCGCCTGCACGTCGGCGCGTGGGGCACGGGCAGCTACGATCCGGCGCTCAAGCTGGTCTACTGGGGCACGTCCGTGCCCGCGCCGTCGCTCGAGGGGCTGCGTGGGACGCCGGGGCAGGACGTGCTGTTCTCGAACGCCACGCTGGCCATCGACGTCGAGACCGGGCGCGTGAAGTGGTACTACCAGCACCTGCCGCGCGACAACTGGGACCTCGATCACGTCTTCGAGCGCGTGCTCGTCGACACGGCCGTCGCGCCCGACCCGGCCGAGGTGCGCTGGATCAACCCCGCGCTGACCCCGGGCGAGACGCGGCGCGTGGTCACCGGTATTCCCGGCAAGACCGGCATCGTCTACACGCTCGACCGCGAGACGGGCGAGTTCCTCTGGGCGCGCGAGACGATTCACCAGAACGTCGTCCGTGACATCGATCCGGCGACGGGCCGCGTGACGATCGACGAGTCGCGCATCGTCGGCCCCTTCGAGGAGCAGCTCGTGTGTCCTTCGCTCGGGGGCGGCAAGGACTGGCCCACCGGCGCCTACAGCCCGTTGACGGGGCTGATGTACCAGCCGCAGCAGAACATGTGCATGCTGCTCACCGGCAACACCGACCGGCCGATGCCCGCCGACGGCTACGCGACGAGCTGGGTGATGGTCGACGACCCGAAGGCGACGCCGGGCATGATCGGCCGCGTCGATGCGATCTCGGCGTCGACCGGGCGGACGGCCTGGGTGTACGAGCAGCGCGCCGGCATGATTGGCAGCCTGCTCGCCGTTGCGGGCGGCGTGGTGTTCGGCGGCGACGTGAACCGGCGGTTCTACGGCTTCGACGACACGACGGGGGAGGTGCTGTGGGAGACCGCGCTCAGCGGACCGCCCACCGGCCACCCGATCAGTTATGCCGTCGACGGGCGCCAGTATCTGGCCATTCCGGCCGGTGGCGACACGGCGTCGCCCGAGAAGCGGGTGCTGTCGCTGCACCCCGAGATCAAGCCGCCGCAGGGGCAGAACGCGATCTTCGTCTTCGCGTTGCCGGACGCCCCGCCGGCGCCTCCGCCGGGGGTGCCGGCGTGGGCCTGGGCGCTCGTCGGCGGGCTGGCGGGCGGCATCGGCGGCGTCTGGGTCGCGCGGCGCGGCCGACGGACGACATGA
- a CDS encoding DUF885 family protein: MIGPRSGGRRPAVRASAVALVTAGLATAGAVAVLAVSQAATFAARPELVEIFDAARALRQPALVDGIPDYTPAAVERQKASLAELRGRFDRLDPGAWPVGDQVDYLIVRSSLDMLDYGLHVYRATSRSPNFYLSSISSFGLSSGATLSRLGQLVRQPAPFDEARARAVLDHMRNIPRILDQAKANLTEPTQEMSRWALPTLAGARESSRRFAETLAPHFPPALAAELGPAAEAMGAAFEDYRAWIEARLPTMVRAQPVGRALYDWLLRRVWLLPYDAGEILQFGEQEYGRYLSFTAFEEARNRGLPVPRRAATTAEYAAMTEADEKKIRRFLVDKDVLTIPEFVGPYRRTLMPPYMVAFSLWAGLSGYSMPGNGAMKYSVPEDHPYVDTYWEAIMRVDASTNIFHDGIPGHHFQGVVSGRHPSPIRSRHTERFKSEGWSTYWEETALQLGFYDDRPRSRELIYNFLRLRALRVIIDVKMALGEMTADEGTTALMTVPMDRRIASEEADDFFAAPTGGIVYQIGKMQIERLLGERRQQLGDRFSLRAFHDELVEAAWVPLELTRWEMTGRGEHARRLLADRTPMPRP, translated from the coding sequence ATGATTGGCCCGCGTTCCGGCGGCCGTCGCCCGGCCGTTCGCGCCTCGGCCGTCGCCCTCGTCACCGCCGGCCTGGCCACCGCCGGCGCCGTGGCGGTGCTCGCTGTCAGCCAGGCGGCGACGTTCGCCGCACGGCCCGAGCTCGTCGAGATCTTCGACGCGGCGCGCGCGCTGCGCCAGCCGGCGCTCGTCGACGGCATCCCCGACTACACGCCTGCGGCCGTCGAGCGGCAGAAGGCCAGCCTGGCGGAGCTGCGCGGGCGATTCGATCGCCTCGACCCCGGCGCCTGGCCCGTTGGCGATCAGGTCGACTACCTCATCGTCCGCTCGTCGCTCGACATGCTCGACTACGGCCTGCACGTGTACCGCGCCACGTCGCGCAGTCCGAACTTCTACCTGTCGTCGATCTCCTCCTTCGGCCTGTCGAGCGGCGCGACCCTCAGCCGGCTCGGGCAGCTCGTGCGCCAGCCGGCGCCGTTTGACGAGGCGCGCGCCCGCGCCGTGCTCGATCACATGCGCAACATCCCGCGCATCCTCGATCAGGCGAAGGCGAATCTCACCGAGCCGACGCAGGAGATGTCGCGCTGGGCCCTGCCGACGCTCGCCGGCGCCCGCGAGAGCAGCCGTCGGTTCGCCGAGACGCTCGCGCCCCACTTCCCGCCCGCGCTCGCGGCGGAGCTCGGGCCGGCGGCCGAGGCCATGGGCGCGGCCTTCGAGGACTACCGCGCGTGGATCGAGGCCAGGCTGCCCACCATGGTCAGGGCGCAGCCGGTGGGGCGCGCGCTGTACGACTGGCTCCTGCGCCGCGTGTGGCTGCTGCCGTACGACGCCGGCGAGATCCTGCAGTTCGGCGAGCAGGAATACGGACGCTACCTGTCGTTCACCGCGTTCGAGGAAGCGCGCAACCGCGGCCTGCCCGTGCCGCGGCGGGCGGCGACGACCGCCGAGTACGCCGCCATGACCGAGGCCGACGAGAAGAAGATCCGCCGGTTCCTCGTCGACAAGGACGTGCTGACGATCCCGGAGTTCGTCGGGCCCTATCGCCGGACGCTGATGCCGCCCTACATGGTGGCCTTCTCGCTCTGGGCCGGCCTGAGCGGCTACTCGATGCCCGGCAACGGCGCCATGAAGTACTCCGTACCCGAGGACCACCCGTACGTCGACACGTACTGGGAGGCCATCATGCGCGTCGACGCGAGCACGAACATCTTCCACGACGGCATCCCGGGCCATCACTTCCAGGGCGTCGTCTCGGGCAGGCATCCCTCGCCCATCCGGTCGCGCCACACCGAGCGGTTCAAGAGCGAGGGCTGGTCGACCTACTGGGAAGAGACCGCCCTGCAGCTCGGCTTCTACGACGATCGGCCGCGCAGCCGGGAGCTGATCTACAACTTCCTCCGCCTGCGCGCGCTGCGCGTGATCATCGACGTGAAGATGGCTCTCGGCGAGATGACGGCCGACGAGGGGACGACCGCGCTCATGACCGTCCCGATGGACCGCCGCATCGCGAGCGAGGAGGCCGACGACTTCTTCGCCGCGCCGACCGGCGGCATCGTCTACCAGATCGGCAAGATGCAGATCGAGCGGCTGCTCGGCGAGCGCAGGCAGCAGCTCGGCGACCGCTTCAGCCTGCGCGCGTTCCACGATGAACTCGTCGAGGCCGCCTGGGTGCCCCTCGAGCTCACGCGCTGGGAGATGACAGGACGTGGTGAGCACGCCCGGCGCCTGCTGGCCGACCGCACCCCGATGCCACGCCCATGA
- a CDS encoding DUF885 family protein, translating to MTVSPSATARRLAAALLSLVTAACGASAPPAAPPPSTDYDELVALFREFRDAVTPRIVDGVPDYTDAAMAAEHRAVQAFARRLDAIDPSGWPIDRQADHLLVRAEMRAVDFHHRVLRPWRRDPSYYQTVSLSFGPKIAGAFAIPTFPLADDAVAPFQAKLRAVPRIFDQARSHLTEVPRDLALIGVRQKRIEVNVYRRIVEGVAEHHPALRPDAERARDAAEGFLGWLEDVAGRASGSSGIGKDDYNWYVRYVLLVPYTWDEMRLIGEREYERAMMRLKIEEHRNRREPMTEPAATLEEFERRREEADAALVAFLRDERIFTVPDDLVPRRNEGPYVLPADRDPTSPGPFDPPIRRHFFRQTEDREPLPLRAHNVPGHLLDTLMRRRDDRPIRGTSRLSHIDGGRLEGWAYYLEELIEQGGLLADRPKAREVNYILMAKRAARILPEIMMHGRDWTFDEAVESMTSRTPYWMAPDDPIALYDLELYLRQPGLGIGYPIGKVQFEQLMTDHARQLGPDFDLTAFHDEFLAAGLIPISLIRWQMTGMDDQVRFMR from the coding sequence GTGACCGTCTCGCCGTCAGCGACCGCCCGCCGGCTCGCCGCCGCCCTCCTGTCGCTCGTGACCGCCGCCTGCGGGGCCTCCGCGCCGCCCGCGGCGCCGCCGCCGAGCACCGACTACGACGAGCTCGTCGCTCTCTTCCGCGAGTTCCGCGACGCCGTCACGCCCAGGATCGTCGACGGCGTCCCCGACTACACCGACGCCGCGATGGCCGCCGAGCACCGGGCCGTGCAGGCGTTCGCGCGTCGTCTCGACGCGATCGATCCGTCGGGCTGGCCGATCGACCGGCAGGCCGACCACCTGCTCGTGCGGGCCGAGATGCGGGCGGTCGACTTCCACCACCGCGTCCTCAGGCCGTGGCGGCGCGATCCGTCGTACTACCAGACGGTGTCGCTCAGCTTCGGCCCGAAGATCGCCGGGGCCTTCGCCATCCCCACCTTCCCGCTGGCCGACGACGCGGTGGCCCCCTTTCAGGCGAAGCTGCGGGCGGTACCACGAATCTTCGACCAGGCCCGGAGCCACCTCACCGAGGTGCCGCGCGATCTCGCGCTGATTGGCGTCCGCCAGAAGCGCATCGAGGTCAACGTGTACCGCCGCATCGTCGAGGGCGTGGCCGAGCACCATCCCGCGCTGCGCCCGGACGCCGAGCGCGCGCGCGACGCCGCCGAGGGGTTCCTCGGCTGGCTCGAGGACGTCGCCGGACGCGCCAGCGGCTCGTCGGGCATCGGCAAGGACGACTACAACTGGTACGTCCGCTACGTGCTGCTCGTGCCGTACACGTGGGACGAGATGCGCCTCATCGGCGAGCGCGAATACGAGCGGGCGATGATGCGGCTGAAGATCGAGGAGCACCGGAACCGGCGCGAGCCCATGACCGAGCCCGCCGCGACGCTCGAGGAGTTCGAGCGCCGGCGCGAGGAGGCCGACGCGGCGCTCGTCGCCTTCCTGCGCGACGAGCGGATCTTCACGGTGCCCGACGACCTCGTGCCGCGGCGCAACGAGGGGCCGTACGTCCTGCCCGCCGATCGCGACCCGACCTCGCCCGGCCCCTTCGACCCGCCGATCCGGCGGCACTTCTTCCGGCAGACGGAGGACCGCGAACCGCTGCCGCTCAGGGCCCACAACGTGCCGGGACACCTGCTCGACACGCTGATGCGCCGGCGCGACGACCGGCCGATTCGTGGGACGTCCCGCCTCTCGCACATCGACGGCGGGCGCCTCGAGGGGTGGGCCTACTACCTCGAGGAACTGATCGAGCAGGGCGGGCTGCTCGCCGACCGGCCCAAGGCGCGCGAGGTGAACTACATCCTGATGGCGAAGCGCGCGGCCCGCATCCTGCCCGAGATCATGATGCACGGCCGCGACTGGACGTTCGACGAGGCCGTCGAGTCGATGACGAGCCGCACGCCCTACTGGATGGCCCCAGACGACCCGATTGCGCTCTACGACCTCGAGCTGTACCTCCGGCAGCCCGGGCTCGGCATCGGGTACCCGATCGGCAAGGTGCAGTTCGAGCAGTTGATGACCGACCATGCGCGGCAGCTCGGCCCCGACTTCGACCTCACCGCGTTCCACGACGAGTTCCTCGCGGCCGGCCTGATTCCGATCTCGCTCATCCGCTGGCAGATGACGGGGATGGACGACCAGGTGCGGTTCATGCGGTAG
- a CDS encoding thiolase family protein, whose translation MSSPVVFVSAVRTAIGRFRGALKDVHTADLGSTVARAALERAGIDGSAIDEVYLSDTYRADLPGCSARPIGLRAGVPIEVPGHNLNMHCGTGLKAIVSAAQAIRCGDAHSALVVAMESMSRAAFLLRGARNGYPLGHAVIVDQLVQKGDPAKDPAIDPTAAMSMGETAEELASRYAVSREDQDAWAVRSHARAIAAQDAGRFDAQIVPVEVPGGKKGPTTFAVDEHPRRDTTLESLARLKPVFRAGGTVTAGNSSGMNDAAAALVLMSEDRARELGLEPLGRLVGHAAVGVPPEIMGIGPVPATKRLLDRTGRRLDDFSLIELNEAFAAQILACLRDYPELAAREDAINVNGSGISLGHPIGATGAILAVKALHELRRTGGGLGLLTMCIGGGQGIAVAIES comes from the coding sequence ATGTCGTCTCCCGTCGTGTTCGTGAGCGCCGTCCGGACCGCCATCGGGCGGTTCCGCGGCGCCCTGAAGGACGTCCACACCGCCGACCTCGGGTCGACCGTGGCCCGCGCCGCGCTCGAACGCGCCGGCATCGATGGCTCGGCGATCGACGAGGTGTACCTGTCGGACACCTACCGCGCCGACCTGCCCGGCTGCTCGGCCCGGCCGATCGGGCTGCGGGCCGGCGTGCCCATCGAGGTGCCGGGCCACAACCTCAACATGCACTGCGGGACGGGGCTCAAGGCCATCGTCTCGGCGGCACAGGCCATCCGGTGCGGCGATGCGCACTCGGCGCTCGTCGTGGCGATGGAGTCGATGAGCCGTGCGGCGTTCCTGCTCCGCGGGGCGCGCAACGGTTACCCGCTCGGGCACGCGGTGATCGTCGACCAGCTCGTGCAGAAGGGCGACCCGGCGAAGGACCCGGCCATCGACCCCACGGCGGCGATGTCGATGGGCGAGACGGCCGAGGAGCTCGCGTCGCGGTACGCCGTGTCACGCGAGGACCAGGACGCGTGGGCCGTGCGATCGCACGCGCGCGCGATCGCGGCACAGGACGCGGGGCGCTTCGACGCGCAGATCGTGCCGGTCGAGGTGCCGGGCGGCAAGAAGGGGCCGACGACGTTCGCGGTCGATGAGCACCCGCGCCGCGACACGACGCTCGAGTCGCTCGCGCGGCTCAAGCCCGTGTTCAGGGCCGGCGGCACGGTGACCGCCGGCAACTCGAGCGGCATGAACGACGCGGCCGCCGCGCTGGTGCTCATGTCGGAGGATCGGGCCCGCGAGCTGGGCCTCGAGCCGCTCGGCCGGCTCGTCGGGCACGCGGCCGTCGGCGTGCCGCCGGAGATCATGGGCATCGGACCGGTGCCGGCCACGAAGCGGCTGCTCGATCGCACCGGGCGCCGCCTCGACGACTTTTCGCTCATCGAGCTGAACGAGGCGTTCGCCGCGCAGATCCTGGCGTGCCTGCGCGACTATCCCGAGCTCGCGGCGCGCGAGGACGCCATCAACGTGAACGGCTCTGGCATCTCGCTCGGCCATCCCATTGGGGCGACGGGCGCCATCCTCGCGGTCAAGGCCCTGCACGAGCTGCGGCGTACGGGTGGCGGTCTCGGCCTGCTGACGATGTGCATCGGCGGCGGCCAGGGCATCGCCGTCGCCATCGAGAGCTGA
- a CDS encoding TetR/AcrR family transcriptional regulator, whose translation MGAAARQTATADSKFSRRRALIIKSAAHVFGRKGFHATTLEEIAAELQVTKASLYYYFSTKEELLYEVHLLSLQDVLAQLDEVRAEFSSPVDQLQRIVAGHLRVLASDYEGAFLLQQEYDLPEPYHARIVELRDRYERGLLEIVQDGVRQRLFRVKDERVAVRMILGGINWFLRWYRASGRLTVEQIADAYVDFIFYGLLASPVAVGELQRFTASSAAPPPAGRPRPASPLRAKRARKG comes from the coding sequence GTGGGAGCAGCAGCCAGGCAGACCGCCACCGCCGACTCGAAGTTCAGCCGGCGCCGCGCGTTGATCATCAAGAGCGCCGCTCACGTCTTCGGCCGGAAGGGCTTTCACGCGACCACCCTCGAAGAGATCGCCGCCGAGCTGCAGGTCACGAAGGCCAGCCTCTACTACTACTTCTCGACCAAGGAAGAACTGCTCTACGAGGTGCACCTGCTGTCGCTCCAGGACGTGCTGGCGCAGCTCGACGAGGTGCGGGCCGAGTTCAGCTCGCCGGTCGACCAGCTCCAGCGCATCGTCGCTGGCCACCTGCGCGTGCTCGCGAGCGACTACGAGGGCGCGTTCCTCCTGCAGCAGGAGTACGACCTGCCCGAGCCGTACCACGCCCGGATCGTCGAGCTGCGGGATCGGTACGAGCGCGGGCTGCTCGAGATCGTCCAGGACGGCGTGCGCCAGCGGCTCTTCAGGGTAAAGGACGAGCGCGTCGCCGTCCGCATGATCCTCGGCGGCATCAACTGGTTCCTGCGGTGGTACCGGGCGTCCGGGCGCCTGACCGTGGAGCAGATCGCCGACGCCTACGTCGACTTCATCTTCTATGGCCTGCTCGCCTCGCCCGTCGCCGTGGGCGAGCTGCAACGGTTCACCGCGAGCAGCGCCGCGCCGCCGCCGGCTGGGCGGCCGCGGCCGGCCTCGCCCCTGCGCGCGAAGCGCGCGAGAAAGGGCTGA
- a CDS encoding SDR family oxidoreductase, with translation MMRQPFDLTGKGALVVGASRGLGREAALALARAGARVALAARSAEALAGVGEELAAEGREATIWPVDAGDEAALAAVVDRVAAAGSLDVLVYAAGVMHAAPASQTTTLDWEAVLRVNLTGAFVAARAAFPHMKASGGRMVFFSTSFVDRVLPFTLAYGVSKSGLQQMVQSLAVEWARYGITVNAVAPGYFETEMPKAVLDNPELRQRVLARIPLRRFGQPAEIGPLVVYLASDGAAFMTGAVLRIDGGQALNVS, from the coding sequence ATGATGCGACAGCCGTTCGACCTGACGGGCAAGGGGGCCCTCGTGGTCGGCGCGAGCCGGGGCCTCGGCCGCGAAGCGGCGCTGGCGCTGGCTCGGGCCGGCGCGCGAGTGGCGCTCGCGGCCCGCAGCGCCGAGGCGCTCGCCGGCGTCGGTGAGGAACTCGCGGCCGAAGGCCGCGAGGCCACGATCTGGCCGGTCGACGCGGGCGACGAGGCGGCCCTCGCGGCCGTCGTCGACCGGGTGGCGGCCGCCGGCTCGCTCGACGTGCTCGTGTACGCCGCGGGCGTCATGCACGCCGCTCCCGCCTCCCAGACGACGACCCTCGACTGGGAGGCCGTGCTGCGGGTGAACCTCACGGGCGCGTTCGTGGCCGCCCGGGCGGCGTTCCCGCACATGAAGGCGAGCGGGGGGCGCATGGTGTTCTTCAGCACGAGCTTCGTCGACCGCGTGCTGCCGTTCACCCTGGCTTACGGCGTGTCGAAGAGCGGGCTGCAGCAGATGGTGCAGTCGCTCGCGGTCGAGTGGGCGCGCTACGGCATCACCGTCAACGCGGTGGCTCCAGGCTACTTCGAGACGGAGATGCCCAAGGCCGTCCTCGACAACCCCGAGCTGCGCCAGCGCGTGCTCGCCCGCATTCCGCTCCGCCGGTTCGGACAGCCCGCGGAGATTGGGCCGCTCGTCGTGTACCTGGCGTCGGACGGGGCCGCCTTCATGACCGGGGCCGTGCTCCGCATCGATGGAGGCCAGGCGCTCAACGTGTCGTGA